The window CAGGACCTTTTTCTGCGCGTCGATCGTGCGCAGCTGGAAGTAATCCTGGGCCAACAGGGCCTGTGCGCTCAAGAGGACCGACGCAAGATCCGCCTGGCTCGCCTGAGCGCCCGCCATGCCGGCCTCGACGGTGCGGCGCACCCGTCCCCAGAGGTCGATCTCCCAGGAGAAATTGATCGGAAGAAGAAAGTCGTTGAATATCTGGCCACCGATCACACGACCGATTACACCGGCAGACCGACGGGAGCGCGTGACGGAGGCGCCGCCCGTTACCACAGGGTAGAAGCCGGAGCGGGAAGCCCGGACGAGAGCCTGTGCCTGCCGGTAGTTCGCCTCTGCCTGTGCGACGTTCTGGTTCGCGACCGCAACCTGCTCCTCGAGCGCGTTGAGCTCGGGGATCGCGTAGATCTCCCACCAGGTTCCCCGCAGGACGTTGTCTTTCGGATGCGCAAGCCTCCAGCCGTCCACTTCCTTGTAGGACAGCGGTATGGTCGCCTTTGCCTGCGGCGGAAGAGGCGCCGGTTTCACGTAGTTCGGTCCGACGGTCGCGCAGGCGCTCAGGATCGTGAGAATAGCCGTGCCGGCGGCCAACGCGGTATTCCGATAGATCATGACCCGCCTCCCGTTCCATTGCCGTAGCCCGGCACCGGCACGCTCTCCGCGCGGCGACCGCGGCTCTTCCTCACCTCCTCGATCCAGAGACGGAGGCGGTCGAGATAGACGTAAATGACCGGCGTCGTGTAGAGCGTCAAGAGTTGGCTGAAGATCAATCCACCAACGATGGAGATGCCCAGCGGACGTCGAAGCTCCGATCCCACCCCGCGCCCCAGCGCCAGCGGCAGCGCGCCCAGAAGC is drawn from Candidatus Deferrimicrobium sp. and contains these coding sequences:
- a CDS encoding efflux RND transporter permease subunit, which produces KNAIMMIDFALEAERKEGKGPAEAIYEACLLRFRPIMMTTMAALLGALPLALGRGVGSELRRPLGISIVGGLIFSQLLTLYTTPVIYVYLDRLRLWIEEVRKSRGRRAESVPVPGYGNGTGGGS